A single Bifidobacterium asteroides DNA region contains:
- a CDS encoding P-II family nitrogen regulator: protein MKLITAIIQPGRLDQIKQALTEVGVHGMTVSTAQGYGRQGGHKEVYRGSTVKVDLVPKVRLEVLTEDRRVDELVDTIVQAAATNTVGDGKVWVQTLDSVVRVRTGETGVDAI from the coding sequence ATGAAACTCATTACCGCCATCATTCAGCCCGGGCGGCTGGATCAGATTAAACAGGCCCTGACCGAGGTCGGCGTGCATGGCATGACCGTCTCGACAGCCCAGGGCTATGGCCGGCAGGGCGGCCATAAGGAGGTCTACCGGGGCAGCACTGTCAAGGTGGATCTGGTTCCCAAAGTGCGCCTGGAGGTACTGACCGAGGATCGCCGTGTTGACGAGCTGGTCGACACCATCGTCCAGGCTGCTGCCACCAACACCGTGGGCGACGGCAAGGTCTGGGTACAGACCCTGGACTCGGTGGTCAGGGTCCGTACCGGGGAGACCGGCGTCGACGCCATCTGA